A stretch of Bordetella petrii DNA encodes these proteins:
- a CDS encoding heme ABC transporter ATP-binding protein, which translates to MSLQTTDLALSRNGARILSGVSLAVEPGQVLGLLGANGAGKSTLLAALAGELRADSGAIELDGAALASLPPRRQARQRAVLPQKPSLSFDLGVDEVVAMGAYPFPELDPVEVEELVGQALALAGVPHLAQRRYPELSGGEQQRVQFARVLAQCQAQRDPGTPRYLLLDEPISSLDPKHQIELLRTIAALAHEQGLGVLVIVHDVNLAARWCDRLVMLGGGTVVADGAPDAVLTPQNLRAVYDIEADVLPHPTLPGRLLVLPR; encoded by the coding sequence ATGAGCCTGCAAACCACCGACCTGGCCCTGTCGCGCAACGGCGCGCGCATCCTGTCCGGCGTGTCGCTGGCGGTCGAGCCCGGCCAGGTGCTGGGCCTGCTGGGCGCCAACGGCGCGGGCAAATCGACGCTACTGGCCGCGCTGGCTGGCGAGCTGCGCGCCGATAGCGGCGCCATCGAACTCGACGGCGCCGCCCTGGCCAGCCTGCCGCCGCGCCGCCAGGCGCGGCAGCGCGCGGTGCTGCCGCAAAAACCATCGCTGAGCTTCGACCTGGGCGTGGACGAGGTGGTGGCCATGGGGGCTTATCCGTTTCCGGAACTGGATCCGGTGGAAGTCGAAGAACTGGTGGGCCAGGCGCTGGCCCTGGCCGGCGTGCCGCACCTGGCGCAGCGGCGCTATCCCGAACTGTCGGGCGGCGAGCAGCAGCGCGTGCAGTTCGCGCGCGTGCTGGCGCAGTGCCAGGCGCAGCGCGATCCGGGCACGCCGCGCTATCTGCTGCTGGACGAGCCGATTTCCAGCCTGGATCCGAAGCACCAGATCGAGCTGCTGCGCACGATTGCCGCGCTGGCCCATGAACAGGGGCTGGGCGTGCTGGTGATCGTGCACGACGTCAACCTGGCGGCCCGCTGGTGCGACCGGCTGGTGATGCTGGGCGGCGGCACAGTGGTGGCCGACGGCGCGCCCGATGCGGTGCTGACGCCGCAGAACCTTCGCGCGGTGTACGACATCGAGGCGGATGTGCTGCCGCATCCGACGCTGCCGGGCAGATTGCTGGTACTACCAAGATAA
- a CDS encoding CHASE3 domain-containing protein has translation MPPKGRNQPRPAMPSAASERLLFKRTALVMFCVVLLSCIAIWAVWAQHQNVENTRAELQESYQVQVQLQNVFSLIQDAETGQRGYILTGDPSFLVPYDQATPAIISSVGSLKTLLQRDAELLRQAEQLERLIEGKQVEMARTIDIRDNQGRYAASMAVQEGTGKIMMDNIRVAISSLRHAEETARMARRAVEEREFRQLVALFLTLIAVIVAVLIVSGTIVFKALRQRMASEAALKARERQARGLQRIAEAAGVGRTLHDALANTLAELMRLLKGRHGLALWRTSASEQAAVRQITQSLQRDGTIEHAEFATAAADSQLGWPDRYTNQEVWIETLAAHEDTPAYQRVHVPVADEAGPSALLVLTIDQDDAPDETVESFAAAAGAQLRHAADRQRIVNTLNDSLTRSQGIFNNAIDGILTIRRNGMIEDINPAALQMFGYADADASNIHISRLLADEFSSPGNSEASLHIHAGIGGVHESAGQRQDGTRFPIDLALYELALFNQTLLVATVRDATERKRLDQIKNEFIATVSHELRTPLTSISGALQLLEAGAGGGLPEKAMHLAKIAHSNSNRLVRLVNDILDIQKIEAGLIHFDLRPQPLDAIAHLAIEANQGFAERYGVTLEAQLHSTNLIVLVDADRLNQVLTNLISNAVKFSPEGGVVTLAVQKRDSVAQLAVSDHGPGIPAEFQERIYHKFAQADASDQRRKGGTGLGLSITRQLVTQMNGRISFTTGPSGTVFTVEIPLAPQTPDSTSCSQS, from the coding sequence ATGCCGCCGAAAGGCCGCAATCAGCCAAGGCCCGCTATGCCGTCTGCCGCTTCGGAACGCCTGCTATTCAAACGCACCGCGCTTGTCATGTTTTGCGTGGTGCTTCTTTCTTGCATCGCAATATGGGCGGTATGGGCGCAACACCAGAATGTCGAAAACACGCGCGCCGAATTGCAGGAATCGTACCAGGTACAGGTACAGCTGCAGAACGTGTTCTCATTGATCCAGGATGCTGAAACAGGCCAGCGCGGCTACATCCTTACGGGTGACCCATCTTTTCTGGTGCCATATGACCAGGCGACTCCCGCCATCATCTCCAGTGTAGGAAGCCTGAAGACGCTGCTGCAGCGAGATGCCGAACTGCTGCGGCAGGCAGAGCAACTAGAGCGTCTGATCGAGGGCAAACAAGTAGAAATGGCGCGCACCATCGACATTCGCGACAACCAGGGGCGCTACGCGGCAAGCATGGCCGTGCAAGAGGGCACCGGCAAGATCATGATGGACAACATCCGGGTCGCCATTTCGTCGTTGCGACACGCCGAAGAAACGGCGCGGATGGCGCGGCGCGCCGTCGAAGAGCGGGAATTTCGGCAGCTGGTTGCGCTGTTCCTGACCTTGATTGCGGTGATCGTCGCCGTACTTATAGTGTCGGGCACTATCGTCTTCAAGGCCCTGAGGCAGCGCATGGCCAGCGAAGCCGCGTTGAAAGCCCGCGAGCGCCAGGCGCGGGGTTTGCAGCGCATCGCCGAGGCAGCGGGAGTCGGCCGCACATTGCATGATGCATTAGCCAACACGCTGGCCGAGCTGATGCGTCTGCTGAAAGGGCGGCACGGCCTGGCGCTATGGCGAACCTCTGCGTCAGAACAGGCTGCCGTGCGGCAAATCACTCAATCGCTCCAGCGCGACGGCACGATCGAGCATGCAGAATTCGCAACGGCGGCCGCAGACTCGCAACTGGGCTGGCCGGACCGGTACACGAACCAGGAGGTCTGGATCGAGACGCTGGCGGCGCACGAAGATACACCCGCGTATCAACGTGTGCATGTACCGGTCGCTGACGAGGCCGGCCCCAGCGCCCTATTGGTTTTAACCATAGACCAGGATGATGCTCCGGACGAAACCGTAGAGTCTTTTGCCGCGGCGGCAGGCGCACAATTGCGCCATGCGGCCGATAGGCAGCGCATCGTCAATACGCTCAATGATTCGCTGACGCGCAGCCAAGGCATCTTCAACAACGCGATCGACGGCATACTGACCATCCGGCGCAACGGCATGATCGAGGACATCAATCCAGCCGCATTGCAAATGTTCGGGTACGCCGACGCCGATGCTTCCAATATCCATATATCACGGCTTCTCGCCGACGAATTCTCCAGCCCGGGCAATTCGGAAGCGAGCCTGCACATCCATGCAGGCATCGGAGGTGTCCACGAATCGGCCGGACAACGCCAGGACGGCACCCGATTTCCCATAGACCTCGCACTTTACGAACTGGCGCTATTCAACCAGACATTGCTCGTAGCGACGGTGCGCGATGCCACCGAACGCAAACGGCTGGATCAAATCAAGAACGAGTTCATTGCCACAGTCAGCCACGAGCTTCGTACTCCGCTGACCTCTATAAGCGGGGCGCTTCAGTTATTGGAGGCCGGCGCAGGCGGAGGCTTGCCCGAAAAGGCAATGCATCTGGCCAAGATCGCGCATTCCAATAGCAATCGGCTGGTTCGCCTGGTGAACGATATTCTGGATATACAGAAAATCGAAGCAGGGCTGATTCACTTCGACCTGCGGCCGCAACCGCTGGATGCCATCGCCCACTTGGCCATAGAAGCCAACCAGGGGTTCGCAGAACGTTATGGTGTTACGTTGGAGGCTCAACTGCACTCCACCAACCTGATAGTGCTGGTTGACGCCGACCGCCTGAACCAGGTGCTGACGAACCTGATATCGAATGCGGTGAAATTCTCGCCGGAAGGCGGCGTCGTCACACTGGCGGTGCAGAAACGCGACAGCGTGGCGCAACTGGCAGTCAGCGATCATGGGCCCGGCATACCTGCGGAATTTCAAGAACGGATTTATCATAAATTCGCCCAGGCCGATGCGTCGGACCAGCGCCGCAAGGGCGGCACCGGCCTGGGCTTGAGCATTACCAGGCAGCTTGTCACACAAATGAACGGCCGGATCAGCTTCACAACCGGGCCGTCCGGCACGGTGTTCACCGTGGAAATCCCGCTGGCCCCGCAAACGCCCGACTCGACCTCCTGCAGCCAGTCATGA
- a CDS encoding response regulator — translation MNESLMERLRILYVDDEDDIREIAVFALELDGGLEVKSCSSGAQAVEQAAAWQPHLILLDVMMPGMDGPTTMRRIREQPGCEQLPIAFITARAQSEETQRLLALGAVGVVPKPFDALQLARITRTLARGKT, via the coding sequence ATGAACGAAAGCCTTATGGAACGCCTGCGCATCCTCTACGTCGACGATGAAGACGACATCCGTGAAATCGCCGTATTCGCACTTGAACTGGACGGCGGTCTGGAGGTCAAAAGCTGCAGTTCCGGCGCACAAGCCGTAGAACAAGCCGCCGCCTGGCAGCCTCATTTGATCTTGCTGGACGTCATGATGCCTGGCATGGACGGCCCCACCACCATGCGGCGCATCCGCGAACAGCCGGGGTGCGAGCAGTTGCCGATCGCTTTCATCACGGCGCGGGCGCAAAGCGAAGAAACGCAGCGTCTGTTGGCCCTGGGCGCAGTGGGTGTAGTGCCCAAGCCTTTCGACGCGTTGCAACTGGCCCGGATTACCCGCACACTGGCACGAGGCAAGACATGA
- a CDS encoding Hpt domain-containing protein, translated as MTLSPDATAAYASMQQRFRQRIVTESQTLHQTLQALRKEGPAWSGHDAMRRLAHQLAGLGGTFGFDAVSEASVRLEDTLIAPAGQYDRQAIETAAQDLLQAMDQATGILR; from the coding sequence ATGACGCTCTCTCCCGACGCCACGGCCGCCTACGCCAGCATGCAGCAGCGTTTCCGGCAGCGCATAGTGACTGAAAGCCAGACACTGCATCAAACGCTGCAGGCCTTGCGCAAAGAAGGGCCCGCATGGTCGGGCCATGATGCGATGCGCCGGCTGGCGCATCAGTTGGCGGGCCTGGGTGGCACCTTCGGATTCGACGCCGTCAGCGAAGCCAGCGTGCGCCTGGAAGATACATTGATCGCACCCGCCGGGCAATACGACCGCCAAGCAATCGAAACCGCCGCGCAAGATTTATTGCAGGCCATGGACCAGGCCACCGGTATTCTGCGGTAA
- a CDS encoding glycosyltransferase family 2 protein yields the protein MSEFFQLLVQGAQIVVLAIIATGVAQDLVYLLQLCIVAAPRDKTDGAGSADELWQRYGDVCPPIALLVPAYNEQASIADSVKALLSLRYPNIEVIVINDGSRDGTMDVLKSAFHLDALKRSYEPTVPHAAIRQVYGSPLHANLVVIDKQNGGKADALNAGINLSRAPLFCAIDADSLIEPDALLRVVQPFIDRPSRTVAVGGTVRVANGCRIAGGQVVEIRAPRKLLPLFQAVEYLRAFLIARVAWSRAGALTLISGAFGMFRRDIVMAVGGYSLGTVGEDLELGFKIHRRMLDEQRDYEIVFLPEPVCWTEVPESLAVLGRQRSRWQRGALEAFFKHRNMLFHPRYGRIGSLGLGHVLLVDVLGPPIEMAGYILLPLLWASGWLSVDYLLAFLGLTFAFGTFVSIASLVLSEIGLRRYPAEQDLLRLALGALLENFGYRQLSNLWRLRGWWQFLRGEQSWGAMTRVGFRRD from the coding sequence ATGTCCGAGTTCTTCCAGCTGCTGGTGCAGGGCGCCCAGATCGTGGTGCTGGCCATCATTGCCACCGGCGTGGCCCAGGACTTGGTCTATCTGCTACAGCTATGCATTGTTGCCGCGCCCCGTGACAAGACCGATGGCGCCGGCTCGGCTGATGAGCTGTGGCAGCGCTACGGCGACGTCTGTCCGCCCATTGCCTTGCTGGTGCCTGCATATAACGAACAAGCCAGCATAGCCGATAGCGTCAAGGCTTTGCTTTCCCTTCGCTATCCGAACATAGAAGTCATCGTCATTAATGACGGGTCGCGGGACGGCACCATGGACGTGTTGAAAAGCGCGTTTCATCTGGACGCGCTGAAGCGTTCTTACGAGCCGACGGTCCCGCATGCGGCGATCCGCCAGGTGTACGGGTCGCCGCTGCACGCCAACCTGGTCGTGATAGACAAACAAAACGGCGGCAAGGCGGATGCGCTGAACGCCGGCATCAATTTATCGCGCGCGCCGCTCTTTTGCGCCATCGACGCCGATTCCCTGATCGAGCCGGATGCCTTATTGCGGGTGGTCCAGCCCTTCATAGATCGACCCTCGCGTACGGTGGCGGTAGGCGGAACGGTGCGGGTGGCCAACGGGTGCCGTATCGCGGGCGGCCAGGTGGTGGAAATCCGTGCGCCACGTAAATTGCTGCCCTTATTCCAGGCGGTCGAATACTTGCGCGCTTTCTTGATCGCGCGCGTGGCCTGGAGCCGCGCAGGAGCCCTGACGCTGATATCAGGAGCGTTCGGCATGTTCCGCAGGGATATTGTGATGGCTGTAGGCGGATACAGTCTGGGCACAGTGGGAGAAGACCTCGAGCTGGGGTTCAAGATACATCGTCGCATGCTCGACGAGCAGCGCGACTATGAAATCGTCTTTTTGCCGGAACCGGTTTGCTGGACCGAGGTGCCAGAATCACTGGCCGTGCTGGGCCGGCAGCGCAGCCGCTGGCAGCGCGGGGCGCTGGAAGCATTCTTCAAGCACAGAAACATGCTGTTCCACCCCCGATATGGCCGTATCGGCTCGCTGGGCCTCGGGCACGTGCTGCTGGTCGATGTACTGGGCCCGCCAATCGAGATGGCAGGATACATTCTGCTTCCGTTATTGTGGGCAAGCGGATGGTTGAGTGTTGACTATCTTCTGGCCTTTCTTGGTTTGACTTTCGCGTTCGGCACGTTTGTCAGCATTGCTTCGCTGGTGCTGTCTGAGATCGGGTTACGGCGCTATCCCGCCGAACAAGACCTGCTGCGCCTGGCGCTGGGCGCATTGCTGGAAAACTTCGGGTACCGGCAGCTAAGCAACCTGTGGAGGCTGAGAGGCTGGTGGCAGTTTCTGCGCGGGGAACAATCCTGGGGAGCCATGACTCGCGTGGGATTCCGGCGAGACTGA
- a CDS encoding HEAT repeat domain-containing protein has translation MLLAIWWGSWVLCAAALAALAALICVRAYRRRRDLRDQALVRDLSRHLIIWLDDSSHDISAIRPVAAARPSMIENLLFRTADLVQGDERTRLIALAQALGLQERLLRKLRRGGSVQRRQAAETLVMFEADAVVAALVTALDDRNVAVRLAAARALAGQGRPVPLARLAADPAWFGDSVLIQDLFGKLASYQADDLAMLAVDEKMDFRVRAAAAQAVASAGRYEALPLFLEMASSRHDTLREAAAVALGILAHPRAAATLRSLLRDPYWPVRAAAAEAAGRVASADLAPGLEDALNDENWWVRSRAADALRAVGAVGQAVLSRVAQGPASPARDAAALHLPGQEA, from the coding sequence ATGTTGCTAGCTATCTGGTGGGGTTCCTGGGTACTCTGCGCGGCCGCGTTGGCCGCGCTTGCCGCATTGATCTGCGTGCGCGCCTATCGGCGCCGGCGCGATCTGCGAGACCAGGCTCTGGTTCGCGACTTGTCGCGCCACCTGATCATCTGGCTGGACGACTCGTCTCATGATATTTCTGCCATCCGGCCGGTCGCCGCCGCACGCCCTTCGATGATCGAAAACTTGCTGTTTCGCACAGCTGATCTGGTGCAGGGCGATGAGCGGACGCGGCTGATTGCTCTGGCGCAGGCACTCGGCTTGCAGGAGCGATTGCTTCGCAAATTGCGGCGCGGGGGATCCGTGCAGCGGCGTCAGGCTGCCGAAACCTTGGTAATGTTCGAGGCCGATGCGGTTGTCGCCGCCCTGGTTACGGCGCTGGACGACCGAAATGTGGCCGTGAGGCTGGCCGCGGCACGTGCGCTGGCCGGCCAAGGCCGGCCGGTGCCCCTGGCCCGCCTGGCAGCCGACCCCGCGTGGTTTGGCGATTCGGTCCTGATTCAGGACCTCTTCGGCAAGCTTGCCTCCTATCAGGCTGATGATCTGGCCATGTTGGCGGTCGACGAAAAAATGGATTTCCGCGTGCGTGCGGCCGCCGCGCAAGCGGTGGCCAGCGCCGGCCGCTATGAGGCTTTGCCGCTGTTTCTGGAAATGGCATCTTCGCGTCACGACACGCTGCGCGAAGCCGCCGCTGTCGCACTGGGGATACTGGCGCATCCACGTGCCGCCGCAACGCTGCGGTCATTGTTGCGGGACCCGTATTGGCCGGTGCGGGCGGCGGCAGCCGAGGCTGCCGGCCGCGTTGCTTCTGCAGACCTCGCGCCTGGCCTGGAAGATGCATTGAACGACGAAAACTGGTGGGTGCGTTCGCGAGCCGCGGACGCCTTGCGCGCCGTCGGCGCCGTGGGGCAAGCCGTGTTGTCGCGCGTTGCTCAGGGGCCCGCGTCGCCGGCCCGCGACGCCGCCGCGCTGCACCTGCCTGGGCAGGAGGCGTAA
- a CDS encoding YaiO family outer membrane beta-barrel protein, with translation MRPLGSWMIGVAVFAGGMASVGMPDVAAGQAMPAQTAEQLYLDGVRARRAGHTDEAIELLSRAAAAEPRNADVLLQRGLAQADAGCLEAARADLNEVLRLAPDYADARLALARIALRENQTAQAQAQLQKVLTVEPANREARLLQARLLVQSGRVQAAERPRFRLDINGSLSHLSNDLPHWREGAVRLAYAANDRTTYSGGMDVSHRFGTTDTYIEGRVDHQFTGRLAAYVYAGGTPDASLLPEVALGSGISARLQQPGGRHATFATLDGRFARYVTGNVWSLNPGLVQYLASDRLWLTARWINTLDEQNHYLTGWSLRADWQAWDRARLLAGYANAPESSDGITVRTRAIYGGLAYDLDERNSIQLIGAHEKRAGLYDRNSITLGLTTRF, from the coding sequence ATGCGGCCATTGGGCAGCTGGATGATTGGCGTTGCGGTGTTCGCCGGCGGAATGGCGAGCGTGGGTATGCCGGATGTGGCTGCCGGCCAGGCGATGCCGGCGCAAACGGCCGAACAACTTTATCTGGACGGGGTGCGCGCGCGCCGGGCCGGCCACACCGACGAAGCGATCGAACTGCTGTCGCGCGCCGCGGCCGCAGAGCCCCGGAATGCGGACGTGCTGTTGCAGCGCGGGTTGGCCCAAGCGGACGCGGGCTGCCTCGAGGCCGCGCGGGCCGACCTGAACGAAGTCCTGCGGCTGGCGCCTGACTATGCCGATGCGCGGCTGGCATTGGCACGCATTGCCCTGCGCGAGAATCAAACCGCACAGGCCCAGGCGCAACTGCAGAAAGTGCTGACAGTCGAACCTGCCAACCGGGAAGCCCGATTGTTGCAAGCCCGCCTGTTGGTGCAGAGCGGCCGGGTACAGGCGGCCGAACGGCCACGCTTCCGGCTGGATATCAACGGCAGCCTGAGCCATTTATCAAATGATTTGCCCCATTGGCGCGAAGGCGCGGTCAGGCTGGCGTATGCCGCCAATGACCGGACCACTTATTCAGGCGGCATGGACGTCAGCCATCGTTTTGGCACTACTGATACGTATATCGAAGGCCGGGTCGATCACCAATTTACTGGACGCCTGGCAGCCTATGTCTACGCGGGCGGAACGCCCGACGCGTCATTGTTGCCCGAAGTCGCGCTGGGCAGCGGCATCAGCGCGCGCCTGCAGCAGCCGGGCGGCCGTCATGCCACTTTTGCGACCTTGGATGGGCGCTTTGCTCGATACGTGACAGGCAACGTCTGGTCGCTGAACCCGGGCCTGGTCCAGTATCTGGCCTCTGATCGCCTGTGGCTGACCGCCAGATGGATCAACACCCTCGACGAACAAAACCATTACCTGACAGGCTGGTCATTGCGAGCCGACTGGCAGGCCTGGGATCGCGCGCGGTTATTGGCCGGCTATGCCAATGCGCCGGAATCCAGCGATGGCATCACGGTGCGTACGCGCGCCATTTATGGCGGCCTGGCCTACGATCTGGATGAACGCAATAGCATCCAGCTTATCGGTGCACACGAAAAACGGGCGGGCCTCTACGATCGCAACAGCATTACGCTGGGCCTGACGACCCGGTTCTGA
- a CDS encoding response regulator transcription factor, with product MTAPLVLIADDDDLLRDLVQHKLSLRGYTVEQVADGMAAYEFIKARRPALAVLDAMMPDLDGFALLRRLNAEGLLQYTRVIMLTARKLESDIVGAFRAGAADYLQKPFKPEELMSRVVRVVPPESV from the coding sequence ATGACGGCACCCCTGGTTCTGATCGCGGACGATGACGATCTGCTGCGGGATCTCGTCCAGCACAAGCTGTCTCTCAGAGGATACACGGTCGAGCAGGTTGCCGATGGGATGGCCGCTTATGAATTCATCAAGGCGCGCCGGCCTGCGTTGGCTGTCCTGGATGCCATGATGCCCGACCTCGACGGCTTCGCATTGCTGCGCCGGCTGAACGCCGAAGGCCTGCTGCAATACACGCGCGTCATCATGCTGACCGCGCGCAAACTCGAAAGTGACATTGTCGGTGCATTCCGCGCGGGCGCGGCCGATTATCTGCAGAAGCCTTTCAAGCCCGAAGAGCTAATGTCGCGCGTCGTCAGGGTCGTCCCACCGGAGTCCGTTTGA
- a CDS encoding mandelate racemase/muconate lactonizing enzyme family protein — translation MKIVEVRESTRPIKSNIRNAYIDFSKMTLSLVAVVTDVVRDGKPVIGYGFNSNGRYGQGGLIRDRFAPRILEADPASLRDQARDNLDPHKVWAAMMTNEKPGGHGERSVAVGTIDMAVWDAVAKIEGKPLYQLLAERYGNGQARRDVFVYAAGGYYWPGQGLDGLRREMQSYLDRGYSVVKKKIGGASLAEDCQRIEAVLKLLGPGQRLAVDANGRFDLKTAIEYAKALSQYDLFWYEEAGDPLDYALQAELANHYDKPMATGENLFSMQDARNLIRYGGMRPDRDWLQFDCALSYGLVEYLRTLDMLKEYGWSASRCIPHGGHQMSLAIAAGLGLGGNESYPDLFQPYGGFPDGVRVQDSIVTLPELPGIGFEGKADLYAEMKALAS, via the coding sequence ATGAAGATCGTCGAAGTCCGCGAGTCCACGCGTCCCATCAAGTCCAATATCCGCAATGCGTACATCGACTTTTCCAAGATGACGCTCAGCCTGGTCGCCGTGGTAACCGACGTGGTGCGCGACGGCAAACCCGTGATCGGCTACGGCTTCAATTCAAACGGCCGCTACGGCCAGGGCGGCCTGATCCGCGACCGTTTCGCGCCGCGCATTCTGGAAGCCGATCCGGCCAGCCTGCGCGACCAGGCGCGCGACAACCTCGACCCGCACAAGGTCTGGGCCGCCATGATGACCAACGAAAAGCCCGGCGGCCACGGCGAACGCTCGGTGGCGGTGGGCACCATCGACATGGCGGTATGGGATGCGGTGGCCAAGATCGAGGGCAAGCCGCTGTACCAGCTGCTGGCCGAACGCTACGGCAATGGCCAGGCCAGGCGCGACGTGTTCGTGTACGCCGCCGGCGGCTACTACTGGCCGGGCCAGGGCCTGGACGGCCTGCGGCGCGAAATGCAAAGCTACCTGGACCGCGGCTATTCAGTGGTGAAGAAGAAAATCGGCGGCGCGTCGCTGGCCGAAGACTGCCAGCGCATCGAGGCGGTGCTGAAGCTGCTGGGCCCGGGCCAGCGCCTGGCCGTCGACGCCAACGGCCGCTTCGACCTGAAGACCGCCATCGAATACGCCAAGGCGCTGTCGCAGTACGACCTGTTCTGGTACGAAGAAGCGGGCGATCCGCTGGACTACGCTCTGCAGGCCGAATTGGCCAACCATTACGACAAACCGATGGCCACCGGCGAAAACCTGTTTTCCATGCAGGATGCCCGCAACCTGATCCGCTACGGCGGCATGCGGCCCGACCGCGACTGGCTGCAGTTCGACTGCGCGCTCAGCTACGGGCTGGTGGAATACCTGCGCACGCTGGACATGCTGAAGGAATACGGCTGGTCGGCCTCGCGCTGCATTCCGCACGGCGGCCACCAGATGTCGCTGGCCATCGCGGCCGGCCTGGGCCTGGGCGGCAACGAATCGTACCCGGACCTGTTCCAGCCCTATGGCGGATTTCCGGACGGCGTGCGGGTGCAAGACAGCATCGTCACCCTGCCGGAACTGCCGGGCATCGGGTTCGAAGGCAAGGCCGATCTGTATGCCGAGATGAAGGCGCTGGCCAGTTGA
- a CDS encoding LysR family transcriptional regulator, whose amino-acid sequence MNLSWLEDFLALAASGNFSRAAQDRHMTQPAFSRRIRALEDWLGVALFDRATHPVALTETGEWFRATAQEILGRVARVPDEARAVAAAGSATLRFAATHALSLTFLPQWLRGLESRTPIGPIQLVSDMLQQCEAWMQQGRVQFLLCHTHAQAPGRLDTPAYRSLKVGTDTLVPVCAPDRTGRPRHALSMRARKAVPLLAYSAESGLGRLVRALLGASLPQARVEPVFTAHLAAVLKSMALDGRGVAWLPHSMVDAELRDGRLVEAGDASWRLQADIRLFRPDETLAPAACAFWRAVQAAHGE is encoded by the coding sequence ATGAACCTGTCCTGGCTGGAAGACTTCCTGGCCCTGGCCGCCAGCGGCAATTTCTCGCGCGCCGCGCAAGACCGCCACATGACGCAGCCGGCCTTCAGCCGCCGCATCCGCGCCCTGGAAGACTGGCTGGGCGTGGCCCTGTTCGACCGCGCCACGCATCCGGTGGCGCTGACCGAAACCGGCGAATGGTTCCGCGCCACCGCGCAAGAGATCCTGGGCCGGGTTGCGCGGGTGCCCGACGAGGCGCGCGCCGTGGCCGCCGCCGGGTCGGCCACGCTGCGCTTTGCCGCCACCCACGCGCTGTCGCTGACCTTCCTGCCGCAATGGCTGCGCGGCCTGGAATCGCGCACCCCCATCGGGCCGATCCAGCTGGTGTCCGACATGCTGCAGCAATGCGAAGCCTGGATGCAGCAGGGCCGCGTGCAGTTCCTGCTGTGCCACACCCACGCGCAGGCCCCCGGCCGCCTGGACACGCCGGCTTACCGTTCACTGAAAGTGGGCACCGACACGCTGGTGCCGGTGTGCGCGCCAGACCGCACCGGGCGGCCGCGCCATGCCTTGTCGATGCGGGCCCGCAAGGCCGTGCCCCTGCTGGCGTACAGCGCCGAATCGGGCCTGGGCCGGCTGGTGCGCGCGCTGCTGGGCGCCTCGCTGCCGCAGGCGCGGGTCGAGCCCGTGTTCACCGCCCACCTGGCCGCGGTGCTGAAAAGCATGGCGCTGGACGGGCGCGGCGTGGCCTGGCTGCCGCACAGCATGGTCGACGCCGAACTGCGCGACGGCCGGCTGGTCGAGGCGGGCGACGCATCCTGGCGCCTGCAGGCCGATATCCGCCTGTTTCGCCCGGACGAGACGCTGGCCCCGGCCGCCTGCGCCTTCTGGCGGGCGGTGCAGGCCGCGCACGGCGAATAG